From the genome of Chania multitudinisentens RB-25, one region includes:
- a CDS encoding inverse autotransporter beta-barrel domain-containing protein, which translates to MKLADAGVFSGELLSKQDPMHYAGQKVKSAIVNEANQSVQEWLNQFGTARIQLNVDDDFNLDKSTLDFLVPLYDKEEFLLFTQLGMRNQDSRNTVNVGVGARTHIGKWMYGINTFFDNDITGHNQRIGVGTEAWTDYLKLSANTYFGITNWHQSRDFEYYNERPANGYDIRAEAYLPSYPQLGGKLMYEKYRGDEVALFGKENRQKNPYAVTTGINYTPIPLVTVGIDHRMGQSSNNDTSFNLQFNYRLGEPWLKQINPSAVAATRLLAGSRYDLVERNNNIVLEYKKQELIRLSLPANLVGMEGDTATLTAEVVAKHGMDRIDWNADSLIAAGGNINLLSPNVVQVTYPPYQATRSIGNIYTLSAVAHDTRGNISNQATTLIHVNPQDLSSTNSTLTADPVSIVANGSDTSTLTLILKDSNNSPVTGQNVRLASTLGTVDTAVESGNGIYTATLTAGNVAGVAIVTANVNGNTLNVAPATVTLSAGVIDITRSTLTATPTNIEANGSDTSALTLILKDSNDNPVTGQNVVLVPTLGTVDTAVESGNGIYTATLTAGTIAGASIVTAEVNGSALNVAPATVTFSTGEIDITRSTLTATPTNIEANGSDTSALTLILKDSNDNPITGKNVVLNPTLGAIDTAVESSDGIYTATLTAGTIAGASIVTAEVNGSALNVTPATVTLSAGAIDITRSTLTATPTNIVANGSDTSALTLVLKDSNDNPVTGKNVVLNPTLGTVDTAVESSDGIYTATLTAGTTAGASIVTAEVNGSALNVAPVTVTLSAGAIDITRSTLTATPTNIEANGSDTSALTLILKDSNDNPVTGQNVVLNPTLGTVDTAVESGNGIYTATLTAGIIAGASIVTAEVNGSALNVTPATVTLSAGAIDITRSTLTATPTNIVANGSDTSALTLILKDSNDNPVTGQNVVLNPTLGTVDTAVESSDGIYTATLTAGIIAGASIVTAEVNGSAFNVAPVTVTLSAGAIDITRSTLTATPTNIVANGSDTSALTLVLKDSNDNPVTGQNVVLNPTLGAIDTAVESSDGIYTATLTAGIIAGASIVTAEVNGSALNVAPATVTLSAGAIDITRSTLTATPTNIVANGSDTSALTLILKDSNDNPVTGQNVVLDPTLGTVDTAVESSDGIYTATLTAGTIAGASIVTAEVNGSALNVAPATVTLSAGALDVNNTTLTVSTNSINADDRTGAFIELTAQDAYGNPIPDLDITFTTDLTNSQITNQAHTGNIYTANIDGTKTGDANIAVRLSGTEITGLTETVTITPGAWNQNQAPAILSLHQAVQECRPQSPGTGFTRVIMFVEALTLYDRYDNETTGRITFNLHNSTVTTVNSATIPVNALSGLPIDNNTSGPVTMRGDSFSTEAQCIASGIVQTNATVTAAQVTDSFGSTSINHVFTLGSGS; encoded by the coding sequence ATGAAGCTGGCCGATGCTGGGGTCTTTTCAGGAGAATTGCTCTCTAAACAAGATCCAATGCATTATGCAGGGCAGAAAGTAAAATCTGCGATAGTCAATGAAGCTAACCAGTCAGTTCAAGAATGGTTAAATCAGTTTGGTACTGCACGTATACAACTCAATGTTGATGATGACTTTAACTTGGACAAGAGCACCTTGGACTTTCTTGTCCCTTTGTATGATAAGGAAGAATTTCTACTATTTACTCAGCTAGGGATGAGAAACCAAGACAGCCGCAATACCGTTAATGTTGGTGTTGGAGCACGAACCCACATCGGTAAATGGATGTATGGTATTAATACTTTCTTTGATAATGATATCACGGGCCATAATCAGCGCATCGGAGTTGGCACTGAGGCCTGGACCGATTATTTGAAGCTATCAGCCAACACCTATTTCGGCATCACCAACTGGCACCAATCTCGAGATTTCGAGTATTACAATGAACGCCCGGCAAATGGCTATGATATCCGTGCAGAAGCGTATCTTCCTTCTTATCCACAACTAGGAGGGAAATTAATGTATGAGAAATATCGTGGGGATGAGGTCGCCCTTTTCGGCAAAGAGAATAGACAGAAGAATCCTTATGCCGTCACCACGGGTATTAACTATACTCCGATCCCATTAGTCACTGTAGGTATTGATCATCGTATGGGTCAAAGTAGTAATAATGACACCTCTTTCAACCTACAATTTAATTATCGCCTAGGCGAGCCTTGGCTGAAACAGATTAATCCATCAGCAGTCGCTGCAACCAGGCTACTGGCAGGTAGCCGATATGATTTGGTTGAACGTAACAACAACATAGTTCTTGAGTATAAAAAGCAAGAGTTAATACGCCTGAGTTTACCCGCAAATTTAGTCGGCATGGAAGGCGATACCGCCACCCTGACTGCCGAAGTGGTTGCAAAACACGGAATGGATCGTATTGATTGGAATGCCGATTCCCTAATCGCTGCTGGTGGGAATATTAACCTATTATCGCCCAATGTAGTTCAAGTGACTTATCCTCCTTATCAAGCCACTCGTAGCATAGGTAACATTTATACCTTAAGTGCCGTAGCTCATGATACAAGAGGCAATATTTCTAATCAGGCAACCACCCTTATTCACGTAAACCCTCAGGATCTGAGCAGCACAAACTCAACGTTGACCGCCGATCCGGTGAGTATCGTGGCCAATGGCAGTGATACTTCAACCCTGACCCTGATATTGAAAGACAGCAATAATAGCCCGGTAACAGGCCAGAACGTGAGGCTTGCCTCCACCTTGGGCACGGTCGATACCGCAGTGGAAAGCGGCAACGGTATTTACACCGCTACGCTCACCGCAGGGAACGTAGCCGGAGTCGCTATCGTGACAGCCAATGTCAATGGCAATACGTTGAATGTGGCACCGGCTACCGTCACCCTCTCCGCCGGGGTGATCGATATTACCCGTTCCACATTGACCGCAACCCCGACAAATATCGAGGCCAATGGCAGCGATACCTCAGCCCTGACCCTGATATTGAAAGACAGCAATGACAACCCGGTAACAGGCCAGAACGTGGTTCTTGTCCCTACCTTAGGCACGGTTGATACCGCAGTGGAAAGCGGCAACGGTATTTACACCGCTACGCTCACCGCAGGGACCATTGCCGGGGCCTCTATCGTGACGGCCGAAGTTAATGGCAGTGCATTGAATGTGGCACCGGCTACCGTCACTTTCTCCACCGGGGAGATCGATATTACCCGTTCCACACTGACCGCAACCCCGACGAATATCGAGGCCAATGGCAGTGATACTTCAGCCCTGACCCTGATATTGAAAGACAGCAATGATAACCCGATAACAGGCAAGAACGTGGTTCTTAACCCGACCTTAGGCGCAATCGATACCGCAGTGGAAAGCAGCGACGGTATTTATACCGCTACGCTCACCGCAGGGACCATTGCCGGGGCCTCTATCGTAACGGCCGAAGTTAATGGCAGTGCATTGAATGTGACACCGGCAACCGTCACCCTTTCCGCCGGGGCGATCGATATTACCCGTTCCACATTGACCGCAACCCCGACAAATATCGTGGCCAATGGCAGTGATACTTCAGCCCTGACCCTGGTATTGAAAGACAGTAATGACAACCCGGTAACAGGCAAGAACGTGGTTCTTAACCCGACCTTAGGCACGGTCGATACCGCAGTGGAAAGCAGTGACGGTATTTACACCGCGACGCTCACCGCAGGGACCACTGCCGGGGCCTCTATCGTGACGGCCGAAGTTAATGGCAGTGCATTGAATGTAGCACCGGTAACCGTCACCCTCTCCGCTGGGGCGATCGATATTACCCGTTCCACACTGACCGCAACCCCGACGAATATCGAGGCCAATGGCAGTGATACTTCAGCCCTGACCTTGATATTGAAAGACAGCAATGACAACCCGGTAACAGGCCAGAACGTGGTTCTTAACCCGACCTTAGGCACGGTCGATACCGCAGTGGAAAGCGGCAACGGTATTTACACCGCGACGCTCACCGCAGGGATCATTGCCGGGGCCTCTATCGTGACGGCCGAAGTTAATGGCAGTGCATTGAATGTGACACCGGCAACCGTCACCCTCTCCGCCGGGGCGATCGATATTACCCGTTCCACACTGACCGCAACCCCGACAAATATCGTGGCCAATGGCAGTGATACTTCAGCCCTGACCTTGATATTGAAAGACAGTAATGACAACCCGGTAACAGGCCAGAACGTGGTTCTTAACCCGACCTTAGGCACGGTTGATACCGCAGTGGAAAGCAGTGACGGTATTTACACCGCTACGCTCACCGCAGGGATCATTGCCGGGGCTTCTATCGTGACGGCCGAAGTTAATGGCAGTGCATTCAATGTGGCACCGGTAACCGTCACCCTCTCCGCCGGGGCGATCGATATTACCCGTTCCACACTGACCGCAACCCCGACAAATATCGTGGCCAATGGCAGTGATACTTCAGCCCTGACCCTGGTATTGAAAGACAGCAATGACAACCCGGTAACAGGCCAGAACGTGGTTCTTAACCCGACCTTAGGCGCGATCGATACCGCAGTGGAAAGCAGTGACGGTATTTACACCGCTACGCTCACCGCAGGGATCATTGCCGGGGCCTCTATCGTGACGGCCGAAGTTAATGGCAGTGCATTGAATGTGGCACCGGCTACCGTCACGCTCTCCGCCGGGGCGATCGATATTACCCGTTCCACACTGACCGCAACCCCGACAAATATCGTGGCCAATGGCAGTGATACTTCAGCCCTGACCCTGATATTGAAAGACAGCAATGACAACCCGGTAACAGGCCAGAACGTGGTTCTTGACCCGACCTTAGGCACGGTCGATACCGCAGTGGAAAGCAGCGACGGTATTTACACCGCGACGCTCACCGCAGGGACCATTGCCGGGGCCTCTATCGTGACGGCCGAAGTTAATGGCAGTGCATTGAATGTAGCACCGGCAACCGTTACCTTATCCGCTGGAGCTCTTGATGTGAACAACACAACATTAACGGTGAGCACCAATAGCATTAATGCCGATGATCGAACAGGGGCGTTCATTGAATTGACAGCCCAGGATGCCTATGGGAATCCTATTCCTGATTTGGATATTACCTTTACTACAGACCTGACCAACAGCCAGATAACGAACCAAGCCCACACTGGTAACATTTATACCGCGAATATTGATGGCACTAAGACTGGTGATGCAAATATCGCAGTAAGGCTATCAGGTACAGAGATTACGGGGCTTACGGAAACGGTAACAATCACGCCAGGAGCTTGGAATCAGAATCAAGCACCAGCAATTTTATCTCTACATCAAGCTGTTCAGGAATGCCGGCCACAATCACCTGGCACTGGCTTTACACGAGTTATTATGTTCGTAGAAGCACTAACACTGTACGACCGTTATGATAATGAAACGACGGGAAGAATAACCTTTAATTTGCATAATTCTACGGTAACAACCGTGAATTCCGCAACGATACCTGTGAACGCTCTGTCTGGTTTGCCAATAGATAACAACACTTCAGGGCCTGTCACAATGCGAGGTGATTCTTTCTCTACTGAGGCACAATGTATCGCGAGTGGGATCGTACAAACAAATGCAACCGTCACTGCTGCTCAGGTTACTGATAGCTTTGGCTCAACCTCAATTAATCACGTATTTACTCTAGGAAGTGGGTCGTAA
- a CDS encoding Tm-1-like ATP-binding domain-containing protein: MRNTPTFVYIATTADTKGQELEYVRNLIANLGLPPLTLDLSTSGAPPYYRADISAVEIASYHPEGAQAVFCRNRGQAIAAMAVAFERFMLTRNDVAALLGLGGSGGTAIVTPAMQQLPIGLPKLMVSSMAAGDVSGYVGASDIAMLYSVTDIAGLNRISRKVLSNAANQIAGAIRFRVDDDANSKPATGLTMFGVTTPCIKAVTRAIEADWDCLVFHATGSGGRAMEKLIDSHLLDAVLDLTTTEICDYLFDGVLACNEDRFGAIARTGIPCVMSCGALDMINFGHPKTIPVRYAKRHFYNHNTQVTLMRTTAEENAHMGRWLGEKLNACPGEVRFVLPEGGVSALDAPDQPFWDPAALNAFTHSLESTLQQTDKRQLIKTPYHINEAQFANVVIEQFHAISHTAE, encoded by the coding sequence CCTCCACTGACACTTGATCTTTCCACTTCTGGAGCACCTCCTTACTATCGGGCTGATATTTCTGCGGTGGAAATTGCCAGTTATCATCCAGAAGGAGCGCAAGCCGTTTTTTGCCGTAACCGTGGCCAAGCCATTGCGGCGATGGCAGTAGCTTTCGAACGCTTTATGTTAACCCGCAACGACGTTGCCGCTTTACTGGGCTTAGGAGGCTCCGGCGGAACCGCCATCGTGACGCCCGCCATGCAGCAATTGCCTATCGGTTTGCCGAAGTTGATGGTTTCCAGTATGGCGGCAGGCGATGTTTCCGGGTACGTGGGAGCCAGCGATATCGCCATGTTATATTCAGTCACCGATATTGCTGGGTTGAACCGAATTTCACGCAAGGTATTGAGCAACGCAGCTAATCAAATTGCTGGCGCAATACGTTTTCGTGTTGACGATGATGCTAACAGCAAGCCAGCAACCGGCCTGACAATGTTCGGTGTCACCACGCCTTGTATCAAAGCTGTGACCCGTGCGATTGAGGCTGACTGGGACTGCCTGGTATTTCATGCAACGGGCAGCGGTGGCCGCGCCATGGAAAAGTTGATCGACAGTCATTTACTTGATGCGGTACTGGATCTCACCACCACCGAGATCTGCGATTATCTGTTCGATGGCGTCCTTGCCTGCAACGAAGATCGTTTTGGTGCCATTGCCCGCACCGGTATCCCTTGTGTCATGTCCTGCGGAGCGTTGGACATGATTAACTTCGGCCATCCAAAGACCATCCCTGTCCGTTACGCCAAGCGACATTTCTATAATCACAACACCCAAGTGACGCTGATGCGCACCACGGCGGAAGAAAATGCCCATATGGGCCGTTGGCTAGGTGAAAAACTTAATGCTTGCCCAGGAGAAGTACGCTTTGTATTACCGGAAGGCGGTGTTTCTGCGTTGGATGCTCCAGATCAACCCTTCTGGGATCCGGCAGCATTGAATGCGTTTACCCATTCATTGGAATCTACTTTGCAGCAAACAGACAAACGTCAGTTAATCAAAACACCCTATCACATCAATGAAGCGCAATTTGCCAACGTAGTCATCGAACAATTCCATGCCATTTCGCATACGGCTGAATAA